The Thermodesulfovibrionales bacterium genome contains the following window.
CTCGCTGCTCGCATGGATCACCGAAATCAGCACGGTCTCCTTTGTTATCGCCTTCTTCACCGCTTCAGGATCAACGACACCGTCTTTGTCGGGAGCAAGGTAGGTAACCACAAATCCCATCTTCTCAAGGAATCGGGCAGAGTTCAGGATAGAATGATGCTCCATGCGCGACACGATGACGTGTTTGCCCTCGTGCTGACGGGCCAGTGCTATACCCCGCAAGGCAAAATTGTTTGACTCTGCTCCGCTGGCGGTAAATACAATCTCTGACGGCTTACAGCTTATGAGAGATGCCACCTGACTCCTGGCATGTTCCACCGCACTCCGAGCCTTCATGCCCGACTCATAAACACTGAGAGGATTGCCGTATTCTTCTTTCAGATAGGGGAGCATTGCCTCAAGGACGAGAGGGTGAAGGGGATTTGTCGCCACATGGTCGAAGTAACACTTTCTCATAATTACCTCACTTTCTTGATATAGAACTTATAGTAATCTTCCGTCTCCTCGATGCCGAGGAATTCGTTCCCCGTCTTTTCGCACCAATCGGGAATATCCTCGAGGGCCCCGTCATAATCCGTGAGAATCTCAAGGATCTGCCCCTTGTCCAGCGCCTTTATCTGCTCATTCAGCTTAAGCAAATGCATGGGACACATCATATAGACAATGTCTGCGGTTACATCCGGTTTTATATTCTCGACGAACTTAAGAGCCACGATACCCTATTCCTTAATGGTATGAACGATGTGGGAGGATTTCAGAAGGGGGCCTCTTTCGAGGAGGTCTCTCAGGGTAATTGTCTCGAGAAATTCCTCAATCGTGGCGCCAAGCGACTTCCAAAGCAGGTGG
Protein-coding sequences here:
- a CDS encoding sulfurtransferase TusA family protein — encoded protein: MMCPMHLLKLNEQIKALDKGQILEILTDYDGALEDIPDWCEKTGNEFLGIEETEDYYKFYIKKVR